In Patagioenas fasciata isolate bPatFas1 chromosome 2, bPatFas1.hap1, whole genome shotgun sequence, a single window of DNA contains:
- the LOC136098378 gene encoding uncharacterized protein — translation MTDLASPTGENPFAFPGGEEGLGDEKALVIHSQAEEEAEKEFKCILCGECFGQQPSLARHQKHHAGERAFICAECGKAFSLKHNLIIHQRIHTGERPYQCGVCQKSFSLKQNLLTHQRIHSGEKPFSCQRCGKRFREQRFLLNHQRTHAEGRPGADGDVQPGSSRSPEPHEAAGGPFACARCGKGFSCRSSLATHQRSHGGERPFACPDCGKSFGHKGSLKIHRRTHAGETPFTCAQCGQSFAQKVALTAHQRSHGAEATLTE, via the coding sequence ATGACGGACCTGGCTTCGCCCACGGGCGAGAACCCCTTCGCCTTCCCGGGCGGCGAGGAGGGCCTGGGCGACGAGAAGGCGCTGGTGATCCACagccaggcagaggaggaggcgGAGAAGGAGTTCAAGTGCATCCTCTGCGGGGAATGCTTCGGCCAGCAGCCCAGCCTCGCGCGGCACCAGAAGCACCACGCCGGGGAGCGCGCCTTCATCTGCGCCGAGTGCGGCAAAGCCTTCAGCCTCAAGCACAacctcatcatccaccagcgcatccacaccggggagcggCCCTACCAGTGCGGCGTCTGCCAGAAGAGCTTCAGCCTCAAGCAGAACCTGCTcacccaccagcgcatccacagcGGCGAGAAGCCCTTCTCCTGCCAGCGCTGCGGGAAGCGCTTCCGCGAGCAGCGCTTCCTCCTCAACCACCAGCGCACCCACGCCGAGGGCCGGCCCGGCGCCGACGGCGACGTCCAGCCGGGCAGCAGCCGCTCGCCGGAGCCACATGAGGCGGCCGGCGGCCCCTTCGCCTGCGCCCGCTGCGGGAAGGGCTTCAGCTGCCGGAGCAGCCTGGCCACGCACCAGCGCAGCCACGGCGGCGAGCGCCCCTTCGCCTGCCCCGACTGCGGCAAGAGCTTCGGCCACAAGGGCTCCCTGAAGATCCACCGGCGCACCCACGCCGGCGAGACCCCCTTCACCTGCGCCCAGTGCGGCCAGAGCTTTGCCCAGAAGGTCGCCCTCACCGCGCACCAGCGCAGCCACGGGGCCGAGGCCACCCTCAC